The Pseudomonas iranensis genome includes a window with the following:
- a CDS encoding calcium-binding protein: MATLIEPSISTDSLKNDKKPADSVVITDMLLKTNEHNESTLSIAHSKANQLKHVDTLFGPLQLGEVSITRVSLDALGATIDGQPLNGQNTFFRRPRRSLINSLQFSAEKIESLITTSTGRDGYLLSTLLFELASQRPLTAPALIREPTASDVDLHPYRGKLAQLLDSAQKLDLGHARMPRNNSRWAAAAKSYAALGSSIGIQGFGIFMGLRGVVDAIKTNNTTEVVINSAGIGTEVASIATDVAVNKIATQMLTAGQNAYKDFAKTRFAVRLGRSGGLIGGVLTLPFDIFTAVRSLNAAENATGKEAMDHYVSAGLSIASAAMTVILGAAAMAGFAFAGPVGLAAGAILAIGSQVYGAVRIVDDIDDYIELSVEERWRSGWFSFCMMDVDQDVQDRYSQAKAMLQHTRQAKETARKLLDGALKGSTEAIVNGKTQVHLEPTEVWTRNWWTKQDSWKTVKVPVIKGADDTIDARAGVTTDTPGAELGTAAGNKGVLWLIGDGRDSIQGVEAKPNAFHYKSGRKELTGGDKDDRFVFDGAADHIRQRENVAEYSKLKGGAGNDTLVLGGVLHRPVKPDIGYDVDLSAGTLHTVMPDAAEEDGKKYIFHSLIESIENVETVDSAASTVVGTSDRNIIKSRGFDTITAGGGNDQIYLLHCGAIASGEAGSDEYFIDHQIGHFSIIEDGRQPSHIVLNWAKDLIESWKISNGSLVITSTFDYSDRQNVVTIHGVYEKVENKYKRSNNNLTFLTRDDFHLKPVLPEMIEPEEPVAIDYSIIKYGNPRTPSILYQEECRISLHENESYFIPRSRQNNVFYSTEKTDTVTRIYLDYASDELTKVEEKYTARQSETAKDLMVKCDLVYHFGNKTVTLFQLAFARGGTDPMNMEKILRTIAYPVQQKYVIIFNDGVAANATISQENYLVPEIQNYGFHKLTTWTHVAPLPLKMRSGKYFFELPENEAHAMSSHNECAELFSSPRQIAMESLEGNGSTYLIHLVADMTIRLSTPGALANAEIRLPYSSLWELDATKLGKVDISLENSQLRIGTCVIHLPVYESEDLIDQIRVITEHGVVHTVDLSFDRVYLDGIDGRFFTEPDASKGLPEALLLMANAEMRGRHIVAAYDGQAVNYKFPAHGWVLSRDKSRIESSELRVLNQCVHQSPYLFKPRPLITVPPA, translated from the coding sequence ATGGCCACTCTTATCGAGCCGTCGATTTCTACCGACTCGTTGAAAAACGATAAAAAACCCGCCGACAGCGTTGTCATCACTGACATGCTGCTTAAAACCAACGAGCATAACGAATCGACGCTGAGCATTGCGCACAGCAAAGCGAACCAACTGAAACATGTGGACACTCTATTTGGCCCATTACAACTTGGGGAAGTGTCGATTACGCGAGTTTCGCTGGACGCTCTGGGCGCAACTATTGACGGTCAACCGCTAAACGGTCAGAACACATTTTTCCGCCGCCCCCGACGTTCACTTATCAACTCATTGCAGTTTAGTGCCGAGAAAATTGAAAGTCTTATAACGACCTCTACCGGGCGAGATGGTTATCTGCTATCGACGCTGTTATTTGAATTGGCCAGCCAACGCCCATTGACCGCCCCTGCTCTGATTCGCGAACCAACGGCAAGCGATGTTGATTTGCACCCTTACCGCGGCAAACTGGCACAACTCCTTGATTCTGCGCAGAAGCTCGATCTAGGTCATGCCCGCATGCCCAGGAATAATTCACGCTGGGCGGCGGCCGCCAAGAGTTACGCGGCCCTGGGCTCGAGTATCGGCATTCAGGGATTCGGTATCTTCATGGGCTTGCGCGGTGTTGTCGATGCCATTAAAACCAACAATACAACGGAAGTTGTAATAAACAGCGCCGGTATCGGAACAGAAGTCGCCTCCATTGCCACTGACGTCGCGGTGAACAAGATCGCCACGCAAATGCTCACCGCGGGACAGAACGCCTACAAGGATTTCGCCAAAACCCGATTCGCCGTCAGGCTCGGTCGCTCCGGTGGACTGATCGGCGGCGTGCTGACCTTGCCCTTCGACATCTTCACCGCAGTCAGGTCGTTGAACGCCGCTGAAAACGCGACGGGCAAGGAAGCCATGGACCATTACGTCAGCGCCGGACTGAGCATCGCGAGCGCGGCCATGACGGTCATACTCGGCGCAGCCGCAATGGCCGGTTTCGCCTTCGCAGGGCCTGTAGGTCTGGCGGCCGGAGCGATCCTGGCGATCGGCTCCCAGGTTTACGGTGCAGTGCGAATCGTCGATGACATCGATGATTACATCGAGCTGAGTGTCGAAGAGCGCTGGCGCTCGGGCTGGTTTTCGTTCTGCATGATGGACGTCGATCAGGATGTCCAGGATCGCTATTCGCAGGCAAAGGCCATGCTGCAGCACACACGGCAAGCGAAGGAAACCGCGAGAAAACTGCTCGATGGTGCGCTGAAGGGCAGTACCGAAGCCATCGTCAACGGCAAAACGCAAGTACACCTTGAGCCGACCGAGGTCTGGACGCGTAACTGGTGGACCAAACAGGACTCGTGGAAAACGGTCAAGGTGCCGGTGATAAAAGGCGCTGACGACACAATTGATGCCCGCGCTGGCGTCACCACGGACACCCCCGGCGCCGAGCTGGGTACCGCCGCCGGGAATAAAGGTGTTCTGTGGCTTATCGGCGATGGCCGGGACTCGATTCAGGGCGTCGAAGCCAAACCCAACGCCTTTCATTACAAATCCGGTAGAAAGGAGCTGACCGGAGGCGATAAGGACGACCGCTTCGTCTTTGACGGCGCTGCGGACCACATCCGTCAGCGCGAGAACGTTGCAGAATATTCGAAGCTCAAGGGCGGTGCGGGAAATGACACGCTGGTGCTGGGCGGCGTCCTGCACAGGCCGGTGAAACCTGACATCGGCTACGACGTGGACCTATCGGCAGGTACGTTGCACACCGTAATGCCGGATGCCGCCGAAGAGGACGGGAAGAAGTACATTTTCCACAGTCTGATTGAAAGTATCGAAAATGTTGAAACTGTAGACTCTGCAGCGAGCACTGTAGTCGGCACCTCTGACCGTAACATCATCAAATCGCGCGGATTCGACACTATCACCGCAGGCGGCGGCAACGACCAGATCTATCTGTTGCACTGCGGTGCCATCGCATCCGGAGAAGCCGGGAGCGATGAATATTTCATCGACCATCAGATTGGTCACTTTTCCATTATCGAGGATGGCCGGCAGCCGAGTCATATTGTCTTGAACTGGGCAAAGGATCTGATAGAAAGCTGGAAGATAAGTAACGGATCATTGGTGATAACTTCAACTTTCGATTATTCGGACAGGCAAAACGTCGTCACAATTCACGGTGTCTACGAGAAAGTGGAAAATAAATACAAGCGCAGCAACAACAACCTTACTTTCCTGACACGGGACGATTTCCATCTAAAACCTGTCTTGCCTGAAATGATCGAGCCCGAGGAACCGGTGGCTATCGATTACTCCATAATCAAGTACGGCAATCCCAGGACGCCAAGCATTCTCTATCAGGAAGAGTGCCGCATCAGTTTGCATGAAAACGAGAGCTACTTCATTCCGCGTTCTCGCCAAAACAACGTTTTCTATTCGACGGAAAAAACCGACACAGTCACCAGAATCTACCTGGATTATGCCAGCGACGAGCTGACGAAAGTCGAGGAAAAGTATACGGCCCGCCAATCGGAAACTGCCAAGGACCTCATGGTGAAGTGCGACCTTGTTTACCACTTTGGAAACAAGACAGTGACATTGTTTCAACTCGCTTTCGCCCGAGGCGGTACGGACCCCATGAATATGGAAAAAATACTGCGGACTATCGCTTACCCGGTACAACAGAAATACGTCATCATTTTCAACGACGGAGTCGCTGCAAACGCCACTATTTCTCAGGAGAACTATTTAGTCCCCGAAATTCAAAACTATGGTTTTCACAAACTTACGACCTGGACCCATGTAGCTCCCCTGCCGTTGAAAATGCGCAGCGGCAAGTACTTCTTCGAGTTACCAGAGAACGAAGCTCACGCTATGAGCTCGCACAACGAATGCGCCGAACTGTTCTCATCGCCCCGCCAGATCGCAATGGAAAGCCTTGAAGGCAATGGTTCCACTTATCTGATCCACTTGGTGGCCGACATGACGATACGCCTTTCGACGCCCGGCGCGCTGGCCAACGCAGAGATCAGGCTGCCTTATTCCTCCCTGTGGGAACTTGACGCGACGAAACTCGGCAAGGTCGATATTTCTCTGGAAAACAGCCAGTTGCGTATCGGCACCTGCGTTATCCATCTACCCGTATATGAAAGCGAGGACTTGATCGATCAGATCCGGGTGATTACCGAACACGGAGTTGTACATACCGTCGACCTGTCTTTCGACCGAGTGTACCTGGACGGCATTGATGGCCGTTTTTTTACCGAGCCTGACGCCTCCAAAGGGTTGCCCGAAGCATTGCTCCTCATGGCAAATGCAGAAATGCGCGGCCGACATATCGTCGCCGCATATGACGGGCAAGCAGTGAATTACAAATTTCCTGCGCACGGCTGGGTGCTGAGCAGAGACAAGTCGCGCATTGAATCATCCGAGCTGCGCGTTCTGAATCAGTGTGTCCATCAATCGCCTTACCTGTTCAAACCACGACCCTTGATCACCGTGCCGCCAGCCTGA
- a CDS encoding LysE family translocator gives MSLETWLLFSGAALVVILIPGPLSLLMISNSLNYGLRRSYPAFLGGVIASICLLSASALGLGALLLASEQLFSALKIVGALYLFYLAWQSWQQSRQPSVGAEVPLAAPAPRFRTLFGRAFVLGASNPKDILFFAAFLPQFLSAQQRFLPQLLIMIATWVVLDLCCKLAYGLGAHGAARYLRSGKGQSWFNRISAGLFGGAGAASLLSSH, from the coding sequence ATGAGTCTGGAAACCTGGCTGCTGTTCAGTGGCGCTGCATTGGTAGTGATCCTGATCCCGGGGCCGCTGTCGTTGCTGATGATCAGCAACAGTCTGAATTACGGCTTGCGCCGGTCCTATCCGGCATTTCTCGGCGGAGTGATTGCCTCGATCTGCCTGTTGAGCGCTTCGGCACTAGGGCTCGGCGCACTGCTGCTGGCCTCCGAACAGTTGTTCAGTGCGCTGAAAATCGTTGGCGCACTCTACCTGTTCTACCTCGCCTGGCAGAGCTGGCAGCAATCGCGCCAGCCGTCGGTCGGCGCTGAAGTGCCCCTGGCTGCACCGGCGCCGCGCTTTCGCACACTGTTCGGGCGCGCTTTTGTGTTGGGCGCGAGCAATCCGAAAGACATCCTGTTCTTCGCCGCGTTTCTGCCGCAATTTCTCAGTGCGCAACAGCGGTTTCTGCCGCAGTTGCTGATCATGATCGCGACGTGGGTGGTGCTTGATCTGTGTTGCAAACTGGCTTACGGACTGGGCGCGCATGGCGCTGCACGCTATCTGCGCAGCGGCAAGGGCCAGAGCTGGTTCAACCGCATCAGCGCAGGCCTTTTCGGGGGCGCCGGCGCGGCTTCTTTGCTCAGTAGTCACTAA
- a CDS encoding NCS2 family permease: MESRKSEAPPLELTPPLRNGLLERLFKLSLHGTTVKTELIAGLTTFITMAYIIFVNPNIMADAGIDHGAAFVATCIAAALGCLLMGLYANWPVGLAPGMGLNAFFTYTVVGTMGYNWETALGAVFVSGVLFMFLTFSRIREWLLNSIPVSLRFAMGAGVGLFLGLIGLKTAGIVVDSPATLIKLGSLREPGPLLAAICFLMIAILSYHRVFGAILISIITVTLAGWGLGLVHYEGIMSAPPSLAPTWMAMNVAGVFNVSMISVVLAFLFVHMFDTAGTLMGVALRANLVAADGRIENLSRAMKADSASSVFGAVVGVPPVTSYVESAAGVAAGGRTGLTAVTVGVLFIAAMFFAPLAGMIPAYATAGALIYVAMLMMGGMAHIEWDEATDAIPAIVTAIMMPLTFSVADGIALGFITYVALKAGTGKYKEISVSLWVLCAIFIAKFIFL; the protein is encoded by the coding sequence GTGGAAAGCCGCAAATCCGAAGCACCGCCGCTCGAGCTCACGCCGCCATTACGCAATGGCCTGCTGGAGCGTCTGTTCAAACTCAGCTTGCATGGCACCACGGTGAAGACCGAGCTGATTGCCGGTCTGACAACCTTCATCACCATGGCTTACATCATTTTCGTCAACCCGAACATCATGGCCGATGCCGGCATCGATCACGGTGCGGCTTTCGTCGCCACCTGTATCGCTGCCGCATTGGGCTGCCTGTTGATGGGGCTCTACGCCAACTGGCCGGTCGGCCTCGCACCGGGCATGGGCCTCAATGCGTTCTTCACTTACACCGTGGTCGGCACCATGGGCTACAACTGGGAAACCGCCCTCGGCGCGGTGTTCGTCTCGGGCGTGCTGTTCATGTTCCTGACCTTTTCGCGGATTCGCGAATGGCTGCTCAACAGCATTCCGGTCAGTCTGCGTTTTGCGATGGGCGCTGGTGTTGGCCTGTTTCTCGGCCTGATCGGGCTTAAAACCGCCGGTATTGTCGTCGACAGCCCAGCGACGCTGATCAAACTCGGCTCGCTGCGTGAACCCGGCCCGCTGCTCGCCGCGATCTGCTTTCTGATGATCGCGATCCTCAGTTACCACCGCGTATTCGGTGCGATTCTGATCAGCATCATCACCGTCACCCTTGCCGGCTGGGGCCTGGGCCTGGTGCACTACGAGGGCATCATGTCTGCGCCGCCGAGCCTGGCGCCGACCTGGATGGCGATGAACGTTGCAGGCGTGTTCAACGTCAGCATGATCAGCGTGGTGCTGGCCTTCCTCTTCGTGCACATGTTTGACACCGCCGGCACCCTGATGGGCGTTGCCCTGCGCGCCAACCTCGTCGCGGCTGACGGGCGCATCGAAAACCTCTCGCGGGCGATGAAAGCCGACAGCGCGTCCAGCGTATTCGGCGCGGTGGTCGGTGTCCCTCCAGTAACCAGCTATGTGGAAAGTGCCGCTGGAGTGGCCGCTGGCGGTCGGACTGGTCTTACCGCGGTCACTGTGGGTGTGCTATTTATAGCGGCAATGTTTTTCGCACCGCTGGCTGGCATGATTCCCGCTTATGCCACAGCAGGTGCACTGATCTACGTAGCCATGCTGATGATGGGCGGCATGGCCCACATTGAATGGGACGAAGCGACTGACGCGATTCCGGCGATCGTCACGGCGATCATGATGCCGCTGACCTTTTCGGTTGCCGACGGCATCGCTCTGGGCTTCATCACGTATGTGGCATTGAAGGCCGGCACCGGCAAATACAAGGAAATCTCCGTCAGCCTGTGGGTGCTCTGCGCGATCTTCATCGCCAAGTTCATCTTCCTGTAA
- a CDS encoding MarR family winged helix-turn-helix transcriptional regulator has protein sequence MLDLKNPTSQQQAMEAFFFGYQAFTAKADEMLERRGLSRVHQRIVFFIARYPNLSVKELLALLGVSKQALNMPLRQLQEMHLVDSVASQTDKRKRLLELTSEGAKFEQALRREQVKLLERVFAEAGEAAVNGWLAVNLALGGSQTHLE, from the coding sequence ATGCTTGACCTTAAAAACCCCACTAGTCAGCAACAGGCCATGGAAGCGTTCTTCTTCGGCTATCAGGCGTTTACGGCCAAGGCGGATGAAATGCTCGAGCGCCGCGGACTCTCGCGGGTACATCAGCGCATCGTGTTTTTCATCGCGCGCTATCCGAACCTCAGCGTAAAAGAGTTGCTAGCCCTGCTGGGCGTGAGCAAGCAGGCGTTGAACATGCCCCTGCGCCAGTTGCAGGAAATGCATCTGGTCGACAGCGTCGCTTCACAGACGGACAAGCGTAAGCGGCTGCTGGAGCTGACATCGGAAGGTGCGAAGTTCGAACAGGCGCTGCGGCGTGAGCAGGTGAAATTGCTCGAGCGGGTATTTGCAGAAGCAGGGGAAGCGGCGGTGAATGGTTGGTTGGCGGTGAATCTGGCGTTAGGGGGCAGTCAGACACATCTCGAATGA
- a CDS encoding PLP-dependent aminotransferase family protein — protein sequence MAFSERVSRLKSSLIREILAAAQRPEVMSFAGGLPAETMLPKVEWDEMPLSLGQYGMSEGEPALREALAAEARALGLECEASQVLVVSGSQQTLDLAAKLYIDKGTEILLEAPTYLAALQIFQLFGADCLTVAQEADGPNLAQLRSRLEQHRPAFIYLIPTFQNPSAVRYSEAKRSAVAALLDEFGVTLIEDEPYRELTFDGGSAKPIAARLKKASWIYTGTVSKTLLPGLRVGYLIASPDLFPHLLKLKQSADLHTNRIGQWQALQWIGTEKYQQHLSELRDFYRQRRDAFQLALEEHFADLAEWNMPQGGLFFWLTLKQPLDTRSLLNEALANDVAFMPGEPFFPEPDKHHGHLRLNFSHIDPSRLDEGLKRLTAVVRRAQMGRAA from the coding sequence ATGGCTTTTTCCGAACGTGTCTCGCGCCTGAAAAGTTCTTTGATCCGAGAAATCCTCGCCGCCGCCCAGCGTCCAGAGGTGATGTCGTTTGCCGGCGGTTTGCCCGCTGAGACGATGTTGCCGAAGGTGGAGTGGGACGAGATGCCGCTGTCGCTGGGGCAGTACGGCATGAGCGAAGGCGAGCCGGCCTTGCGCGAGGCGCTGGCGGCAGAGGCGAGGGCGCTGGGCCTTGAATGCGAGGCGAGTCAGGTGCTGGTGGTCAGCGGCTCGCAGCAAACCCTGGATCTGGCGGCCAAGCTGTACATCGACAAGGGGACGGAAATTCTGTTGGAGGCGCCGACTTATCTGGCCGCGCTGCAAATCTTCCAGCTGTTCGGCGCCGATTGCCTGACTGTGGCGCAGGAAGCCGACGGACCTAACCTGGCGCAACTGCGCAGTCGTCTGGAACAGCACCGCCCGGCGTTTATCTACCTGATTCCGACGTTTCAGAATCCTTCCGCCGTGCGCTACAGCGAGGCCAAGCGCTCAGCGGTCGCCGCGTTGCTTGATGAATTCGGCGTCACGCTCATTGAGGACGAGCCATACCGCGAACTGACTTTCGATGGTGGCAGTGCCAAACCTATTGCGGCGCGCCTGAAAAAAGCCAGTTGGATCTACACCGGTACCGTGTCGAAAACCTTGCTGCCGGGTTTGCGTGTCGGTTATCTGATTGCCAGTCCAGACCTGTTTCCGCACCTGCTCAAGCTCAAGCAATCGGCGGACCTGCACACCAATCGCATCGGCCAATGGCAGGCCCTGCAATGGATCGGCACCGAAAAATATCAACAGCATTTAAGCGAGTTGCGTGATTTCTATCGGCAGCGGCGCGATGCGTTTCAGTTGGCGCTGGAGGAGCATTTTGCCGATCTGGCTGAGTGGAACATGCCCCAGGGCGGGCTGTTTTTTTGGCTGACGTTGAAGCAACCGCTGGATACCCGGTCATTGCTCAATGAGGCGTTGGCCAATGATGTGGCATTCATGCCCGGTGAGCCGTTCTTTCCCGAACCGGACAAGCATCACGGGCATTTGCGCTTGAACTTCAGTCACATCGATCCGTCGCGGCTGGATGAAGGGCTGAAGCGGTTGACGGCGGTGGTGCGGCGGGCGCAGATGGGAAGGGCGGCCTAG